Proteins found in one Hevea brasiliensis isolate MT/VB/25A 57/8 chromosome 18, ASM3005281v1, whole genome shotgun sequence genomic segment:
- the LOC110646394 gene encoding ras-related protein Rab7 — MPSRRRTLLKVIILGDSGVGKTSLMNQYVNKKFSNQYKATIGADFLTKEVQFEDRLFTLQIWDTAGQERFQSLGVAFYRGADCCVLVYDVNSMKSFDNLNNWREEFLIQASPSDPENFPFVVLGNKIDVDGGNSRVVSEKKARAWCASKGNIPYFETSAKDGINVEEAFQCIASNALKSGEEEEIYLPDTIDVGTTGQPRSTGCEC; from the exons ATGCCTTCCCGTCGGAGAACACTCTTGAAGGTTATCATCCTCGGTGACAGCGG GGTGGGAAAGACCTCTTTGATGAATCA ATATGTAAATAAGAAGTTTAGCAATCAATACAAGGCGACAATTGGAGCTGATTTCTTGACCAAGGAAGTGCAGTTTGAAGATAGGCTCTTCACTTTACAG ATCTGGGATACTGCTGGCCAGGAAAGATTCCAAAGCCTTGGCGTTGCTTTCTATCGTGGTGCTGATTGCTGTGTTCTTGTATATGATGTTAACTCAATGAAATCATTTGACAACCTTAATAACTGGAGAGAAGAATTCCTAATTCAG GCAAGTCCTTCAGATCCAGAGAATTTCCCATTTGTTGTTCTTGGAAACAAGATTGATGTGGATGGTGGAAATAGTAGAGTG GTTTCAGAAAAAAAGGCACGAGCTTGGTGCGCCTCAAAAGGGAATATCCCATACTTTGAGACCTCTGCTAAAGATGGTATTAACGTGGAAGAAGCTTTTCAATGCATAGCAAGTAACGCCCTGAAGAGTGGGGAAGAGGAGGAGAT TTACCTGCCAGACACCATTGATGTTGGAACTACCGGTCAGCCTAGGTCAACTGGATGTGAATGCTAA